One window of the Helicoverpa zea isolate HzStark_Cry1AcR chromosome 7, ilHelZeax1.1, whole genome shotgun sequence genome contains the following:
- the LOC124632091 gene encoding protein draper-like has translation MRCLVFSLLIILQITTILTQVCVETQMRYRDVPETYNYTYLEAYEKSFCLFWCTDTRVATAVGTRTVRKLVPEQVNVCCEGYIQDETTDNNSIHCKPYCSPSCINGYCKSPGVCTCDLGYMPDIFDPHNCSALCIKGCDHGTCTSPNTCECDQGYELINDVCEPICSDPCENGACVAPETCQCIPGYKKSEYNICEPYCSGYTAIGECIVTITCEPGWEKVFNGQMEVCEPYCSKPCENSTCVAPDTCECLHGYEKSFYEIRSLDHICQPICSGCEHGTCISPQMCVCDPGWYKMESSGTCLPHCDEKCHNGRCVAPNTCECLPGYEDKNNTGCVPVCEKCEGSCVAPNTCVCEPPEEMMLVNEEGAPCDCTENCSDEANKCERTVCVLTTTKSVAKTEQVEDLAVTTESTILSTTEVSIDLNTIDKPNTDPNELIEKVSWNNYNWVYALGSILILIIITLIAVAILKRKYLKALKEKIFNSQDGDLTTVVHYKQNNS, from the exons atgaGGTGTCTTGTTTTTAGTTTGCTCATTATTTTACAAATCACAACAATTTTGACTCAAGTGTGTGTGGAAACTCAAAT GCGTTACCGAGATGTTCCCGAGACATACAACTATACATATCTTGAGGCTTACGAGAAGTCTTTCTGTCTCTTCTGGTGCACTGACACGAGGGTCGCCACGGCAGTAGGCACGAGAACAGTTCGG AAATTGGTACCGGAACAAGTAAATGTATGCTGCGAAGGTTACATCCAAGATGAAACAACAGACAACAAcag CATCCACTGCAAGCCGTATTGTTCACCTTCTTGCATAAATGGCTACTGCAAGTCCCCAGGAGTTTGTACCTGCGACCTTGGCTACATGCCTGACATCTTTGACCCACACAACTGTTCTGCCCTCTGCATTAAAGGATGCGACCACGGCACCTGCACATCACCCAACACGTGCGAATGTGATCAAGGATACGAACTCATCAACGATGTATGCGAACCAATCTGCTCAGACCCATGCGAAAACGGAGCTTGCGTAGCCCCAGAAACCTGTCAATGTATTCCTGGCTACAAGAAATCTGAATACAACATATGCGAGCCATATTGCTCAGGCTACACCGCAATTGGTGAATGTATTGTCACGATCACTTGTGAACCAGGCTGGGAAAAAGTATTCAATGGCCAAATGGAAGTATGCGAACCATATTGCTCAAAACCTTGCGAAAATAGCACGTGTGTAGCCCCGGACACTTGTGAATGCTTGCATGGATACGAAAAGTCCTTCTACGAGATACGGTCGCTGGATCATATTTGTCAGCCTATATGTTCTGGTTGTGAGCACGGTACCTGCATAAGTCCCCAAATGTGTGTATGCGACCCAGGATGGTACAAAATGGAGTCAAGTGGGACATGTTTGCCGCACTGCGATGAAAAATGTCATAACGGGAGGTGCGTGGCTCCGAATACCTGTGAATGCCTACCGGGATACGAAGATAAAAATAACACTGGGTGCGTCCCGGTCTGTGAGAAATGTGAAGGTAGCTGTGTTGCTCCAAATACATGTGTTTGTGAACCTCCAGAAGAAATGATGCTTGTGAATGAAGAAGGTGCGCCGTGTGACTGCACTGAGAATTGTTCTGATGAAGCTAACAAATGTGAAAGAACAGTATGTGTGCTAACTACTACAAAAAGTGTGGCTAAGACTGAGCAAGTTGAAGATCTTGCAGTTACGACAGAGTCGACAATTCTGAGTACAACTGAGGTTTCAATAGATTTGAACACAATTGACAAACCGAACACTGATCCTAATGAATTAATTGAAAAAGTATCTTG gAACAATTACAACTGGGTCTACGCATTGGGGTCTATTCTCATTTTGATAATTATAACTCTGATTGCCGTAGCCATTTTgaagagaaaatatttgaaagcattaaaggaaaaaatatttaattcacaaG atggcgatttgacaactgttgttcattataaacaaaacaattcttAA